One genomic window of Ctenopharyngodon idella isolate HZGC_01 chromosome 18, HZGC01, whole genome shotgun sequence includes the following:
- the LOC127500310 gene encoding extracellular calcium-sensing receptor-like — protein MLLFLYTLLLFSLLHAKAGNVPCRMFGDPKYPLLFRNGDVNIGALFPIHSIETLPSFEFTQKPQLLSCSSVNLRDFRLAQIMIFAIEEINRSKSLLPNVSIGYKIYDTCSSRMSSMSATMGLMNGPEFVAGDVCNGQSPIHAIIGETESSATVILSRTTGPFKIPVISHAASCECLSNRKDYPSFFRTIASDYHQGRALAYIVKHFGWTWVGAVNSDNDYGNNGMAIFLNTAQKEGICVEYSVKFYRTEAEKLKKVVDTIKKSTAKVIVAFISFLEMGLLIDQLSIQNITGLQMVGVEGWITSKSLITPKTFRVLGGSLGFAVRKIYIEGFADYVLKAFWDTAFPCSQSQGNDSQVKLKCSKYQDLLSLKNYNEDVPEHRFSSNVYKAVYAVANSLHSLLKCKEPEGCEKDLIIQPQQVVEALKKVNFTVKMGDRVWFDSTGATIAQYEVVNWQQDSGGSIQFKPVGYYDASLPPDQHFVVNTENIIWAGGKLKKPSSVCSESCPPGTRKAALKGRPVCCYDCIPCAEGEISNETDSNNCKQCPGEYWSNAEKNKCVLKAVEFLSFTEVMGVVLVFFSLFGVGLTVLVAILFYSKKDTPIVKANNSELSFLLLFSLTLCFLCSITFIGQPTEWSCMLRHTAFGITFVLCISCVLGKTIVVLMAFKATVPGSNIMKWFGPSQQRLSVLAFTLIQLLICVLWLTISPPFPQKNTKYYKEKIILECSLGSTLGFWAVLGYIGLLAVLCFILAFLARTLPDNFNEAKFITFSMLIFCAVWITFIPAYVSSPGKFTVAVEIFAILFSSVGLLFCIFAPKCYIILLKPEQNTKQHMMGKQHLSSIDK, from the exons ATGCTTCTCTTTCTTTACACACTCTTGCTTTTCAGTCTGCTTCATGCAAAGGCAGGCAACGTTCCTTGCCGAATGTTTGGAGACCCGAAGTACCCACTACTTTTCAGGAATGGAGATGTTAATATTGGGGCACTTTTTCCAATCCACAGCATAGAGACATTACCTTCATTTGAGTTTACACAAAAACCTCAGCTTCTATCATGCTCCAG TGTGAATCTGAGAGATTTTCGTCTGGCTCAAATCATGATCTTTGCCATTGAGGAGATTAACAGAAGTAAAAGTTTACTCCCAAATGTTTCTATTGGCTACAAAATTTATGATACCTGTAGTTCAAGAATGTCATCTATGAGTGCAACTATGGGACTGATGAATGGTCCAGAGTTTGTAGCAGGGGACGTATGCAATGGACAGTCTCCTATACATGCCATTATTGGAGAAACAGAGTCTTCTGCCACAGTGATTCTGTCCAGAACTACAGGACCTTTTAAAATTCCAGTG ataAGTCATGCAGCCTCTTGTGAATGTCTTAGTAATAGGAAAGATTACCCCTCATTCTTCAGGACTATTGCTAGTGATTACCATCAAGGCAGAGCACTTGCTTACATTGTCAAACACTTTGGCTGGACCTGGGTGGGAGCTGTGAACAGTGACAATGACTATGGAAACAATGGAATGGCAATATTTCTGAATACAGCACAGAAGGAGGGGATTTGTGTGGAGTACTCTGTGAAATTCTATCGAACAGAGGCAGAAAAACTCAAAAAAGTCGTAGacacaattaaaaaaagcaCTGCAAAAGTGAttgttgcatttatttcatttcttgAGATGGGCTTACTTATCGATCAGCTAAGTATTCAGAACATTACTGGCCTCCAAATGGTCGGTGTGGAGGGGTGGATAACTTCAAAGAGTTTAATCACTCCAAAAACTTTTCGTGTGCTGGGAGGGTCACTGGGATTTGCAGTGAGAAAAATCTATATTGAAGGTTTTGCAGATTATGTTCTAAAAGCATTCTGGGACACAGCTTTTCCATGCTCACAGAGTCAGGGGAATGATTCTCAGGTTAAATTAAAATGCAGCAAATATCAAGATCTACTTTCATTGAAAAATTACAATGAAGATGTGCCTGAACATAGATTTTCAAGCAATGTCTATAAAGCAGTTTATGCTGTGGCTAATTCACTACACAGTCTACTGAAGTGCAAAGAACCAGAAGGTTGTGAGAAAGACCTGATAATACAACCACAACAG GTGGTTGAGGCTCTGAAAAAGGTGAACTTCACCGTAAAGATGGGAGATCGTGTGTGGTTTGACAGCACTGGTGCCACAATAGCCCAATATGAAGTTGTGAACTGGCAGCAGGACTCTGGTGGATCAATTCAGTTTAAACCAGTGGGATACTATGATGCCTCACTACCCCCTGACCAGCACTTTGTGGTTAACACTGAAAACATAATCTGGGCTGGAGGAAAGCTGAAG AAGCCAAGTTCTGTGTGCAGTGAGAGCTGTCCTCCAGGCACTAGAAAGGCTGCGCTGAAAGGAAGACCTGTCTGCTGTTATGACTGTATTCCATGTGCAGAAGGAGAAATCAGCAATGAGACAG ATTCAAATAACTGCAAGCAGTGTCCAGGGGAATACTGGTCTAATgctgagaaaaataaatgtgtgttaaaGGCTGTAGAGTTTCTGTCATTCACAGAAGTTATGGGTGTAGTGCTAGTCTTTTTCTCACTGTTTGGAGTAGGATTAACTGTGCTGGTGGCCATCCTGTTTTACAGCAAGAAGGACACCCCCATAGTCAAAGCCAACAACTCAGAGCTGAGTTTCCTGCTGCTCTTTTCATTGACTCTGTGTTTCCTCTGTTCTATTACTTTCATTGGTCAGCCCACTGAGTGGTCCTGTATGTTGCGTCACACAGCATTTGGGATCACTTTTGTCCTCTGTATCTCCTGTGTTCTGGGGAAAACAATAGTGGTGTTAATGGCCTTCAAGGCCACAGTTCCAGGAAGTAATATCATGAAATGGTTTGGGCCTTCACAACAACGACTCAGTGTTCTTGCCTTTACACTTATACAACTTCTAATCTGTGTGCTATGGCTGACAATTTCTCCTCCGTTTCCCCAGAAAAATACGAAATATTATAAGGAAAAGATCATTCTCGAGTGCAGTCTAGGTTCTACTCTAGGTTTCTGGGCTGTTCTGGGTTATATTGGCCTACTGGCTGTTTTGTGTTTCATTCTAGCTTTTCTGGCTCGCACGCTGCCTGATAACTTCAATGAAGCAAAATTCATCACATTCAGTATGCTAATATTCTGTGCCGTATGGATCACATTTATTCCAGCTTATGTCAGTTCTCCTGGAAAATTCACAGTAGCTGTGGAGATATTTGCTATTTTATTCTCAAGTGTTGGTTTACTATTCTGCATTTTTGCCCCTAAATGTTATATCATCTTGCTTAAGCCTGAACAAAATACAAAGCAACATATGATGGGAAAACAACATCTAAGTTCAATTGACAAATAG
- the LOC127500301 gene encoding extracellular calcium-sensing receptor-like, which produces MLLFLYTLLLFHHLQTMVENTLCRIMGETMYPLLSRDGEVTIGGIFALHSKLTSSSFEFTQKPQPLSCSSVNIRDFRMAQIMIFAIEEINRSESLLPNVSVGYQIYDNCGSRLFSMNSTMALLNGHEFAAEGRCNGQSIIHAIIGESESSATVILSRTTGPFKIPVISQSATCECLSSRKDYPSFFRTIASDYHQSRALAYIVKHFGWSWVGAVNTDNDYGNYGMAIFLKIAQEEGICVEYSVKFYRTETEKLKKVVDIIKQGTAKVIVAFLTSFEMSNLLEQLSIQNITGLQMIGVEAWITAKSLIITKSFNFLGGSLGFAVRKINVEGFSDYVINAFWDTAFPCSQIEGNSSQSALNCSIYQDLLELKTYNEDVPEQRYASNVYKAVYAVAHSLHHILKCREQKGCEKGLRIQPQEVVEALKSVNFTVKFGDHVWFDNTGSVVAQYEIVNWQQKSDGSVQFKPVGYYDASLPPDQRIVLNTENIIWAGGQLEKPRSVCSESCPPGTRKAAQKGRPVCCYDCIPCADGEISNKTDSNNCKQCPGEYWSNAEKNKCVLKDVEFLSFTEVMGIVLVFFSLFGVGLTVLVAILFYSKKDTPIVKANNSELSFLLLFSLTLCFLCSLTFIGQPTEWSCMLRHTAFGITFVLCISCVLGKTIVVLMAFKATLPGSNVMKWFGPSQQRLSVLAFTLVQVIICVLWLTISPPFPYKNMKYYKEKIILECSLGSIIGFSTVLGYIGLLAFLCFILAFLARTLPDNFNEAKFITFSILIFCAVWITFIPAYVSSPGKFTVAVEIFAILASSFGLLLCIFAPKCHIILFKPEKNTKQHMMGKVPSKSY; this is translated from the exons ATGCTTCTCTTTCTTTACACACTCCTGCTTTTCCACCACCTTCAAACAATGGTGGAAAACACACTTTGCAGAATAATGGGAGAAACTATGTACCCACTGCTTTCCAGGGATGGAGAAGTAACTATTGGAGGAATTTTTGCACTTCACAGTAAACTAACATCATCTTCATTCGAGTTTACACAAAAACCTCAGCCTCTATCATGTTCCAG tgtAAATATAAGAGATTTCCGGATGGctcaaattatgatttttgccattgAGGAAATTAACAGAAGTGAGAGTTTGCTCCCAAATGTTTCTGTTGGCTACCAAATTTATGATAACTGTGGTTCAAGACTGTTTTCTATGAATTCAACCATGGCATTGCTGAATGGTCATGAGTTTGCAGCAGAAGGCAGATGCAATGGACAATCAATTATTCATGCTATCATAGGAGAATCAGAATCTTCTGCCACAGTAATTCTGTCCAGAACTACAGGACCTTTTAAAATTCCAGTG atAAGTCAGTCAGCCacatgtgaatgtctcagtagTAGGAAAGATTACCCTTCTTTCTTCAGGACTATTGCTAGTGATTACCACCAGAGCAGAGCACTCGCATACATAGTCAAACACTTTGGCTGGTCTTGGGTGGGAGCTGTGAACACCGACAATGACTATGGAAACTATGGAATGGCCATATTTCTGAAAATAGCCCAGGAGGAGGGGATTTGTGTGGAGTACTCTGTGAAATTCTACCGAACAGAGACTGAAAAACTCAAAAAAGTGGTAGACATAATAAAACAAGGCACTGCAAAAGTGATTGTTGCATTTCTTACCAGTTTTGAGATGAGCAATCTACTTGAGCAGCTAAGTATTCAGAACATTACAGGCCTCCAAATGATTGGTGTGGAAGCATGGATAACTGCAAAGAGTTTGATCATtacaaaaagttttaattttctGGGAGGGTCATTGGGGTTTGCAGTCAGAAAAATCAATGTCGAAGGGTTTTCAGATTATGTTATAAATGCATTCTGGGACACAGCTTTTCCATGCTCACAGATTGAGGGGAATTCTTCTCAATCTGCATTAAATTGCAGCATATATCAGGATCTACTCGAGCTGAAAACCTATAATGAAGATGTGCCTGAACAAAGATATGCAAGCAATGTCTACAAAGCAGTTTATGCTGTGGCTCATTCACTACACCATATACTCAAATGTAGAGAACAAAAAGGTTGTGAAAAAGGCCTGAGAATACAACCACAGGAG GTGGTTGAGGCTCTGAAAAGTGTAAATTTCACCGTAAAATTTGGAGATCATGTGTGGTTTGACAACACTGGTAGCGTAGTAGCCCAGTATGAAATTGTGAACTGGCAGCAGAAGTCTGATGGATCAGTCCAATTTAAACCAGTGGGATACTATGATGCCTCGCTACCTCCTGACCAACGCATTGTTCTTAACACTGAAAACATAATCTGGGCTGGAGGACAGCTGGAG AAGCCAAGGTCTGTGTGCAGTGAGAGCTGTCCTCCAGGCACTAGGAAGGCTGCACAGAAAGGAAGACCTGTCTGCTGTTATGACTGTATTCCATGTGCAGACGGAGAAATCAGTAATAAGACAG ATTCAAATAACTGCAAGCAGTGTCCAGGTGAATACTGGTCTAATgctgagaaaaataaatgtgtgttaaaGGATGTAGAGTTTCTGTCATTTACAGAAGTTATGGGTATTGTGTTAGTCTTTTTCTCACTGTTTGGAGTAGGATTAACTGTGCTGGTGGCCATCCTGTTTTACAGCAAGAAGGACACCCCTATAGTAAAAGCCAACAACTCAGAGCTGAGCTTCCTGCTGCTCTTCTCATTGACTCTGTGTTTCCTCTGTTCACTTACTTTCATTGGTCAGCCCACTGAGTGGTCCTGTATGTTGCGTCACACAGCGTTTGGGATTACTTTTGTCCTCTGTATCTCCTGTGTTCTGGGGAAAACAATAGTGGTGTTAATGGCCTTCAAGGCTACACTTCCAGGAAGTAATGTCATGAAATGGTTTGGGCCTTCACAACAACGACTCAGTGTTCTTGCCTTTACACTTGTACAGGTTATTATCTGTGTGCTTTGGCTAACAATATCTCCCCCATTTCcctataaaaatatgaaatattataagGAAAAGATCATTCTCGAGTGCAGTCTTGGTTCGATTATAGGTTTCTCTACTGTTCTTGGTTATATTGGCCTACTGGCTTTCTTGTGCTTCATTTTGGCTTTTCTGGCTCGCACGCTGCCTGATAATTTCAATGAAGCTAAATTCATCACATTTAGCATTCTAATATTCTGTGCTGTATGGATCACATTTATCCCAGCTTATGTCAGTTCACCTGGAAAGTTTACTGTAGCTGTTGAGATATTTGCCATTTTAGCATCAAGTTTTGGTTTACTGTTATGCATATTTGCACCTAAATGTCATATAATCTTGTTTAAGcctgaaaaaaacacaaaacaacatatGATGGGGAAAGTACCATCTAAGTCatattaa
- the LOC127500303 gene encoding extracellular calcium-sensing receptor-like, with the protein MFLFLYKLLIFYYLNVKAEKTFCQMMGDPKYPLLSKDGDITIGALLAIHSKLTLSSFDFTQKPQLLSCSSVNLQDFRMVQMMIFAIDEINRNKMLLPNVSVGYRIYDTCGSRLSSMSATMALMNGPEFAAGERCNGQSSIHAIIGEPQSSATVILSRTTGSFNIPIISHSATCECLSNRKYYPSVFRTIASDYHQSRALAYMVKYFGWTWVGAVNSDNDYGNYGMAIFLNTALEEGICVEYSVKFQRTETEKLKIVVDTIKKGTTKVIVAFLTSFEMNNLLDELSIQNITGLQVIGVEAWITASSMITPNSFRVLGGSLGFAVKQINIEGFADYVLNAFWDTAFPCSQTEGNSTQAELSCRKYQDLLVMKNYNEDVPEQRYSSNVYKAVYAVAHSLHSLLKCKEHGGCEKNLTIQPQQVVEALKNVNFTVKFGDRVWFDSTGATIAQYELVNWQQDSDGAIKFTPVGYYDASLPPDQRFVLNTDNIIWVGGQLEKPRSVCSESCPPGTRKATQKGRPVCCYDCIPCAEGEISIETDSNNCKQCPGEYWSNAEKNKCVLKVIEFLSFTELMGIVLVFFSLFGVGLTAMVSILFYSKKDTPIVKANNSELSFLLLFSLTLCFLCSLTFIGRPTEWSCMLRHTAFGITFVLCISCVLGKTIVVLMAFKAKLPGSNAMKWFGPSQQRLSVLAFTLIQVFICVLWLTISPPFPYKNMKYYKDKVILECSLGSTIGFSAVLGYIGLLAVLCFILAFLARTLPDNFNEAKFITFSMLIFCAVWTTFIPAYISSPGKFIVAVEIFAILASSFGLLLCIFAPKLYIILLKPEENTKKHVMGKI; encoded by the exons ATGTTCCTCTTCCTTTACAAACTCCTGATTTTCTATTACCTTAATGTTAAAGCAGAAAAAACTTTTTGTCAAATGATGGGAGACCCTAAGTACCCGCTGCTTTCCAAGGATGGAGACATAACTATTGGAGCACTTTTGGCAATACacagtaaattaacattatcttCATTTGATTTTACACAAAAACCTCAGCTTCTATCATGCTCCAG TGTGAATCTACAAGATTTTCGGATGGTTCAAATGATGATCTTTGCCATAGATGAAATTAACAGAAACAAAATGTTGCTCCCAAATGTTTCTGTTGGATACAGAATTTATGATACCTGTGGTTCAAGACTGTCTTCTATGAGTGCAACAATGGCATTGATGAATGGACCTGAGTTTGCAGCAGGAGAGAGATGCAATGGACAGTCTTCTATACATGCTATCATAGGAGAACCACAATCTTCTGCCACAGTGATTCTGTCCAGAACTACAGGATCTTTTAACATTCCAATT ataaGTCACTCGGCCACGTGTGAATGTCTCAGTAATAGAAAATATTACCCCTCTGTCTTCAGGACTATTGCTAGTGATTATCACCAGAGCAGAGCACTTGCATACATGGTTAAATACTTTGGCTGGACTTGGGTGGGAGCTGTGAACAGTGACAATGACTATGGAAACTATGGAATGGCAATATTTCTGAATACAGCCCTGGAGGAGGGGATCTGTGTGGAGTACTCTGTGAAATTTCAGAGAACAGAAACTGAAAAACTCAAAATCGTAGTCGACACAATTAAAAAAGGCACTACAAAAGTGATTGTTGCATTTCTTACCAGTTTTGAGATGAACAATCTACTTGATGAGTTAAGTATTCAAAACATTACAGGCCTCCAAGTGATTGGTGTGGAAGCATGGATAACAGCAAGCAGTATGATCACTCCTAACAGTTTTCGTGTGCTGGGAGGGTCACTGGGGTTTGCAGTGAAACAAATCAATATTGAAGGATTTGCAGATTATGTTCTAAATGCATTCTGGGACACAGCTTTTCCATGCTCCCAGACTGAGGGAAATTCTACTCAAGCTGAATTAAGTTGCCGCAAATATCAAGATCTGCTTGTGATGAAAAACTACAATGAAGATGTGCCTGAACAAAGATATTCAAGCAATGTCTACAAAGCAGTTTATGCTGTGGCTCATTCACTACACAGTCTACTCAAGTGCAAAGAACATGGAGGCTGCGAGAAAAACTTAACAATACAACCACAgcag GTGGTTGAGGCTCTGAAAAACGTAAATTTCACTGTAAAGTTTGGAGATCGTGTGTGGTTTGACAGCACTGGTGCCACAATAGCCCAATATGAACTTGTGAACTGGCAGCAGGACTCAGATGGAGCAATCAAGTTTACACCAGTGGGATACTATGATGCCTCACTGCCCCCTGACCAACGATTCGTGCTTAACACTGATAACATAATTTGGGTTGGAGGACAGCTGGAG AAGCCAAGGTCTGTGTGCAGTGAGAGCTGTCCTCCAGGCACTAGGAAGGCTACACAGAAAGGAAGACCTGTCTGCTGTTATGACTGTATTCCATGTGCAGAAGGAGAAATCAGTATTGAGACAG ATTCAAATAACTGCAAGCAGTGTCCAGGGGAATACTGGTCTAATgctgagaaaaataaatgtgtgttaaaGGTTATAGAGTTTCTGTCATTCACAGAACTTATGGGTATAGTGCTAGTCTTTTTCTCACTGTTTGGAGTAGGATTAACTGCAATGGTGTCCATCCTGTTTTACAGCAAGAAGGACACCCCCATAGTAAAGGCAAACAACTCAGAGCTGAGTTTCCTGCTGCTCTTTTCACTGACTCTGTGTTTTCTTTGTTCACTTACTTTCATTGGTCGGCCCACTGAGTGGTCCTGTATGTTGCGTCACACAGCGTTTGGGATCACTTTTGTCCTCTGTATCTCCTGTGTTCTTGGGAAAACAATAGTGGTGTTAATGGCCTTCAAGGCTAAACTTCCAGGAAGCAATGCCATGAAATGGTTTGGGCCTTCACAACAACGACTCAGCGTTCTTGCCTTTACACTTATACAGGTTTTTATCTGTGTGCTTTGGCTAACAATATCTCCTCCATTTCcctataaaaatatgaaatattataagGACAAGGTTATTCTTGAGTGCAGTCTGGGTTCTACTATAGGTTTCTCTGCTGTTCTGGGTTATATTGGTCTACTGGCTGTCTTATGCTTCATATTGGCTTTTCTGGCTCGCACCTTGCCAGATAACTTCAATGAAGCCAAATTTATCACATTCAGTATGCTCATATTCTGTGCTGTATGGACCACATTTATTCCAGCTTATATCAGTTCTCCTGGAAAATTTATTGTGGCTGTGGAGATATTTGCCATTTTAGCCTCAAGTTTTGGTTTATTACTTTGTATATTTGCACCAAAATTATATATCATCCTCCTTAAGCCTGAAGAAAATACAAAGAAACATGTGATGGGAAAGATTTAA